Within bacterium (Candidatus Blackallbacteria) CG13_big_fil_rev_8_21_14_2_50_49_14, the genomic segment CTCAATTATACCCCGTTCGGCTTGAAGTTTTAGGGAAAAGCCCTTGAGGTGGGGGGCACGAAAAAACGCCAGGGGATTTCTTGGGCCTTGGAAATACCGATGCGTGGCGTGATTTGAATTTCTGCTTCGGAATAGCTGAACAGGCTTTCGCTGAGATAGAGTCTGCTGCTCGGCAGACAAGCTGAAACTCCATTCTGGTCGAGATCCAGGCTCAAGGCCTGACAGAGTTTACCTGGGCCATTGGCTAAATCGCGATCTTTGACTTTTTCTCCCCGCCTTTGGCGCATTTCTGCTATCCCTTGCAGAGGTTCCAATGCGCGAATTAAGACGGCGGCCCCTGTTCCTGGAGCTTCGCAGACCAGATTCAGACAAAAAACCTGGTGTATTCTATAAATATAAACGGTGCCCGGCTCTGCAAACATGGGCCGGTTACG encodes:
- a CDS encoding 3-methyladenine DNA glycosylase; this encodes MNCDFFARPVETVARELLGKNLHFGACSGRIVETEAYHESEPSCHAWQGKKTPRNRPMFAEPGTVYIYRIHQVFCLNLVCEAPGTGAAVLIRALEPLQGIAEMRQRRGEKVKDRDLANGPGKLCQALSLDLDQNGVSACLPSSRLYLSESLFSYSEAEIQITPRIGISKAQEIPWRFFVPPTSRAFP